GCATCAGGTGTGGGTGGGCACGACCGCGGCGGGGTTGCCGTAGACCGTGTACGCCAACCAGGTGGGATCCGCGGCGTCGTGTCCGGCGTGACAGCGTGCCTGGTGTGCCGCAGCACCGAGCGGCTCGCCCGCGGAGAGAGATGCGTAGAAGGCCTCTGCGAACCGCTGGGCGCTGTCACTGCGAACCGCCCACAGCGTGCCCACAAAGGCTCCGGCACCGGCTCCCATGAACTGCTGCGCCCACCCGAGCATCTGGGTGTACTGCGGGACCACTCCGGCGGCCCGGCATGCGTTGATGAAGACAAGCGGGCTGCTGCCTTCCAGGGCGCGGCGTGCGACCGCGCTGTTCAGCAGGGCCGGGACGAACGGGCCTCCCTCCAGGGCGATCGATGAACCACTTCCGCCTGTGTCGAAGGTGTTGTGGCAGGTGAAGTGCAGTGGCCCCGTCGTGCCGGCATCGATCACCGAGAGAATGTCGTCCAGCGTGTTGACGATCTTTCCGCTGCCGAGGATCCGGCGAATCGACTCGATCTCGCTCGAGCCGTTGACCGGTACCCGTGAGGAGACGACGTAGTGCGGCTCACCGATGGGCAGGGCGGCCGAGCGTGGCTGACCCAGGCTGTTTCTCAGGACCGGAAACTGTTCGACCATGAACCCTTCGTCGCGCCCCGGCGCGATGGGGTAGAGCAGCTCCCACGGGATGACATCGTGCTCGGTCGCGATACTGAACGCCGTGATGTGATCCCGCAGCTGCCAGAACTGCTCTTTGATCAGGTCCGGAACCATTTCGATCCACAGACCGACGCCTGTCTCCTTCATCCAGCGCCGTGCATGGCCGCCGGTGTAGTCCCCGCGGCCCGCTGCCAGTCTCTGCAACATCGCGAACGCCCGCTCCGTGGCCACTTCCGGGTTCGCCGTGAGGGCCTGCGCGAGAACGGCGCCGTAGATGCACCGGTCGGAGAGAAGCCGGAAAGTGTACTGGCCGCCCACGCGGTCGACGAGCAGCGTGACTTCACCGGGGTTGGCGCGAATCTCCCCCACCGTGGCGGCACTTGGCGACCCCACCTCGTAGGGACCGTCGGACTCCACCGACACCTCGAGGCCGATCTCCGTGAGAAAGGTCCCGCCCGCCCAGGCAGTTACCCGGACGCGGTGCAGGCCCTCGCCCCGGGCCAGAAAAGAGAACCGCGCCGGGGCAGGGTCACCCGACGACGCCACCATGATGGTCTGTTCCAACGGTCCCTGAGGGACCAGCCCGGCAGGCGCCTGCACAATGACGGTCAAAGGCGTGCCCTCGCCGCTCGGTTCGAACCCCCGCAACGGGGCCGACACCTCGTCATCAAAGGAAGAAACGCTGGTTGGCACCCGTACGATCAGACTCACCGGCCCGGACAACGCCGCGTGAGAGGGCATCTGCGCCACCAGGAATCGGCTGGTCACCGGAGTGATCGGCGCTGTTTCCTCAGGCGAGGCGCTCGCCGGCGAGGCGTCGGCCGAGGCTGAATGCCCTGCCGCCGACCTCGCGCCCAATGCGTATTCTGCCCATTCCCTGCCCCACCCCCGAGCCGCGTCGGCAGCATCGGCACGTGTCCACCACTCGACGGCGCCCGTCGGCCTTCCGGTCCGCGCGAGGTAGCCGGCCAGCACCCGCATCGCCTCGACGTCATCCGTGACAGCCATCTCGTGCAGTTGCCACTCCACCCCGTCATCCCGAGCCCACTGAGCGGCTCGGCCCAGTCGCTCTGTCAGCCTCGCGGCCAGAGAGGAGGCGACACGGGCATCCAGGGTGTCAGCACCCTCCCACCACTGGATGGCCTCGTCAGGGCGACCGAGATGGGCGAGTGCTTCCGCGACCCTTCGGATGTGCCGCGTCCCGCGGACGCGCATCAGACGGTGCAGCTCCTTGCGGGACACCTCCTGGCGCCCATCCGCCGCAGCGCGGGCCACCAGCTCCGCCACCGCTGTGACGTCACCGCTGTCTGCCAGCTGCCGCAGTTGCTCCTCGGCTTCGGCCGAGCGTCCTGCGCGGTCAAGGGCCGCGACGAGTTCCCACCGCAGGGGGGCGCCGGCGGT
The Streptomyces lunaelactis genome window above contains:
- a CDS encoding CHAT domain-containing protein, producing the protein MSGGGAGREGQDWRWRLAAAGDAFAMRVLAAALAADGRHDEAIAWWQKSVAAGDETALRQLSDHLGAAEVERQLRQLAESGDVQAMGNLAKRLQIGGAGERLSEAIEWLTRAATAGAPLRWELVAALDRAGRSAEAEEQLRQLAESGDVQAMRDLAKRLQDGGAGERLSEAIEWLTRAATAGAPLRWELVAALDRAGRSAEAEEQLRQLAESGDVQAMRDLAKRLQDGGAGERLSEAIEWLTRAATAGAPLRWELVAALDRAGRSAEAEEQLRQLADSGDVTAVAELVARAAADGRQEVSRKELHRLMRVRGTRHIRRVAEALAHLGRPDEAIQWWEGADTLDARVASSLAARLTERLGRAAQWARDDGVEWQLHEMAVTDDVEAMRVLAGYLARTGRPTGAVEWWTRADAADAARGWGREWAEYALGARSAAGHSASADASPASASPEETAPITPVTSRFLVAQMPSHAALSGPVSLIVRVPTSVSSFDDEVSAPLRGFEPSGEGTPLTVIVQAPAGLVPQGPLEQTIMVASSGDPAPARFSFLARGEGLHRVRVTAWAGGTFLTEIGLEVSVESDGPYEVGSPSAATVGEIRANPGEVTLLVDRVGGQYTFRLLSDRCIYGAVLAQALTANPEVATERAFAMLQRLAAGRGDYTGGHARRWMKETGVGLWIEMVPDLIKEQFWQLRDHITAFSIATEHDVIPWELLYPIAPGRDEGFMVEQFPVLRNSLGQPRSAALPIGEPHYVVSSRVPVNGSSEIESIRRILGSGKIVNTLDDILSVIDAGTTGPLHFTCHNTFDTGGSGSSIALEGGPFVPALLNSAVARRALEGSSPLVFINACRAAGVVPQYTQMLGWAQQFMGAGAGAFVGTLWAVRSDSAQRFAEAFYASLSAGEPLGAAAHQARCHAGHDAADPTWLAYTVYGNPAAVVPTHT